From a single Micromonospora pallida genomic region:
- the selD gene encoding selenide, water dikinase SelD encodes MDPIRLTRYARGGGCACKIPPGELEAMVAGLGPASGTAELLVGLDHGDDAAVVRLDARTGLVSTADFFTPVVDDPYDWGRIAATNALSDVYAMGGTPLLALNLLCWPRDVLPLELAREVLRGGQDVARAADCHLAGGHSVDDDGPKYGLAVTGLVRPEELITLDAGRAGLPLSLTKPLGVGVLNTRHKATGESFPEAVATMTTLNRDAARAAVAAGVRCGTDVTGFGLLGHASKLARASGLTVALDAARVPYLAGAREAVRDGFVSGGSRRNLEWVTPWTDFGPVGEDDRLLLADAQTSGGLLVAGELPGAPIVGELLPRTDHLLLLR; translated from the coding sequence ATGGACCCCATCCGGTTGACCCGGTACGCCCGCGGCGGTGGCTGTGCGTGCAAAATCCCGCCCGGTGAGCTGGAGGCAATGGTGGCCGGACTCGGCCCGGCGAGCGGCACCGCCGAACTCCTTGTCGGCCTGGACCACGGCGACGACGCGGCAGTGGTACGCCTCGACGCGCGGACCGGTCTGGTCAGTACCGCCGACTTCTTCACCCCCGTGGTCGACGACCCGTATGACTGGGGCCGGATCGCCGCCACCAACGCCCTCTCCGACGTCTACGCCATGGGCGGCACCCCGCTGCTCGCGCTGAACCTGCTCTGCTGGCCCCGGGACGTACTGCCGCTGGAGTTGGCCCGGGAGGTGCTGCGCGGCGGGCAGGACGTCGCCCGGGCAGCCGACTGCCACCTGGCCGGCGGACACAGCGTCGACGACGACGGCCCGAAGTACGGCCTCGCGGTGACCGGGCTGGTCCGACCCGAGGAGCTGATCACCCTGGACGCCGGGCGGGCCGGGCTGCCGCTGTCGCTGACCAAGCCGCTCGGCGTCGGGGTGCTCAACACCCGGCACAAGGCCACCGGGGAGAGCTTCCCCGAGGCGGTGGCCACGATGACCACCCTGAACCGGGACGCCGCCCGGGCGGCGGTGGCGGCCGGCGTGCGCTGCGGCACCGACGTGACCGGCTTCGGCCTGCTTGGCCACGCCAGCAAGCTCGCCCGGGCCAGCGGCCTGACCGTGGCGCTGGACGCCGCCCGGGTGCCGTATTTGGCCGGAGCGCGGGAGGCGGTGCGGGACGGCTTCGTCAGTGGCGGCAGCCGCCGCAACCTGGAGTGGGTCACCCCGTGGACGGACTTCGGCCCGGTCGGGGAGGACGACCGGCTGCTGCTGGCCGACGCCCAGACCTCCGGCGGTCTGCTGGTCGCCGGCGAACTGCCCGGCGCCCCGATCGTCGGCGAACTCCTCCCCCGGACCGACCACCTCCTACTCCTCCGCTGA
- a CDS encoding amino acid ABC transporter permease codes for MHVFADPTNFDAYLSGFLWILKLTGAAAVFALVLGVLLAAMRVSPVPVLRGFGAGWVNVFRNTPLTLVIFFCFFGLYSTLGLTLSDELDLNNFWLGVIGLAVYTAAFVCEAIRSGINTVPAGQAEAARAIGLTFAQTLRIVVLPQASRSVVAPLGSVLIALCKNATIVGTIGLMESSNVMKDLINSNGDAVIEIFLVFAGTFAAILIPTGYFFGWLANRLAVKR; via the coding sequence ATGCACGTATTCGCTGACCCGACGAACTTCGACGCCTACCTGTCGGGCTTTCTCTGGATCCTCAAGCTGACCGGCGCGGCAGCGGTGTTCGCACTGGTACTCGGCGTACTGCTGGCCGCCATGCGGGTCTCCCCCGTGCCGGTACTCCGCGGCTTCGGCGCGGGCTGGGTCAACGTCTTCCGAAACACCCCGCTGACCCTGGTCATCTTCTTCTGCTTCTTCGGTCTCTACTCCACCTTGGGACTGACTCTCTCCGACGAGCTGGACCTGAACAACTTCTGGCTTGGCGTGATCGGCCTCGCGGTCTACACGGCGGCCTTCGTCTGCGAGGCGATCCGCTCCGGCATCAACACCGTCCCCGCCGGTCAGGCCGAGGCGGCGCGGGCGATCGGGCTGACCTTCGCCCAGACCCTGCGAATCGTCGTGCTGCCGCAGGCGTCCCGGTCCGTCGTGGCCCCGCTGGGCAGCGTCCTCATCGCCCTCTGCAAGAACGCGACCATCGTCGGCACCATCGGGTTGATGGAGTCCTCCAACGTGATGAAGGACCTGATCAACAGCAACGGTGACGCGGTCATCGAGATCTTCCTGGTCTTTGCCGGCACGTTCGCCGCGATCCTGATCCCCACCGGCTACTTCTTCGGCTGGCTGGCCAACCGACTGGCGGTGAAGCGCTGA
- a CDS encoding amino acid ABC transporter ATP-binding protein: protein MTTGEPLIVLDSVNKWFGPLHVLDDVSLSVARGEVVVVIGPSGSGKSTLCRTINRLEPINSGTITFDGRPLPAEGKKLAQLRSEVGMVFQSFNLFAHKTILENVTLGPIKVRKEKPAATRERALALLDRVGIANQADKFPAQLSGGQQQRVAIARALAMQPKALLFDEPTSALDPEMVGEVLEVMTSLARDGMTMVVVTHEMGFARHAANRVIFMADGKLVEDAPPAEFFANPRSERARDFLSKILTH, encoded by the coding sequence GTGACGACGGGCGAACCGCTCATCGTGCTCGATTCGGTCAACAAGTGGTTCGGTCCGCTGCACGTGCTGGACGACGTCTCGCTCTCGGTCGCCCGGGGTGAGGTGGTCGTGGTGATCGGCCCGTCCGGCTCCGGCAAGTCGACGCTCTGCCGGACGATCAACCGTCTCGAGCCGATCAACTCCGGCACGATCACCTTCGACGGGCGCCCACTGCCCGCCGAGGGCAAGAAGCTGGCGCAACTGCGCAGCGAGGTCGGCATGGTCTTCCAGTCGTTCAACCTCTTCGCGCACAAGACGATCCTGGAGAACGTCACCCTCGGCCCGATCAAGGTCCGCAAGGAGAAGCCGGCCGCCACCCGGGAGCGGGCGCTGGCGCTGCTCGATCGGGTCGGCATCGCCAACCAGGCCGACAAGTTTCCGGCCCAGCTCTCCGGCGGCCAGCAGCAGCGCGTCGCGATCGCCCGCGCCCTGGCCATGCAGCCCAAGGCGCTGCTCTTCGACGAGCCCACCAGCGCCCTCGACCCGGAGATGGTCGGCGAGGTGCTCGAGGTGATGACCTCGCTGGCCCGCGACGGCATGACGATGGTCGTGGTCACCCACGAGATGGGCTTCGCCCGGCACGCGGCCAACCGGGTCATCTTCATGGCCGACGGCAAGCTGGTCGAGGACGCTCCGCCGGCCGAATTCTTCGCCAACCCGCGCAGCGAGCGGGCCCGGGACTTCCTCTCCAAGATCCTCACTCACTAG
- a CDS encoding regulatory protein RecX: MAGRRARSGRGWDAVPPRTGDTPVRPRRGRRSRSGPESGADPVDEGGWPTEPSDESASSPDGSSRAQPRDEAEAAREICLRQLAVRPRTRAELAGAMARRGISAEVVDEVLDRYDEVGIIDDAAFARAWVSSRHAGRGLARRALANELRQRGVDGDVASAALGELDEATEAETARALVERKLRSARGEPEAVFRRMVGMLARKGYPPGLAIRAVKEALAAQSAEAAEFADQIDPDTLATSDPDSDLSS; encoded by the coding sequence GTGGCAGGACGACGGGCCCGTTCGGGGCGGGGCTGGGACGCCGTTCCACCCCGGACGGGTGACACCCCCGTACGACCCCGGCGGGGCCGCCGGAGCCGTTCCGGGCCGGAATCGGGCGCCGATCCGGTCGACGAGGGCGGCTGGCCGACCGAGCCATCGGACGAGTCGGCCTCTTCGCCCGACGGGTCGTCCCGTGCGCAGCCGCGCGACGAGGCGGAGGCGGCCCGGGAGATCTGCCTCCGACAGCTCGCTGTCCGGCCACGCACCCGGGCGGAGCTTGCCGGGGCCATGGCCCGTCGGGGCATCTCGGCGGAGGTCGTCGACGAGGTACTCGACCGGTACGACGAGGTCGGCATCATCGACGATGCCGCGTTCGCCCGGGCCTGGGTGTCCAGTCGGCACGCCGGACGAGGGCTGGCCCGGCGGGCGCTCGCCAACGAGTTGCGCCAGCGTGGGGTGGACGGTGACGTCGCCAGCGCGGCGCTCGGTGAGCTGGACGAGGCCACCGAGGCGGAGACGGCCCGTGCCCTGGTCGAGCGGAAGTTGCGGTCTGCCCGGGGGGAGCCGGAGGCGGTCTTCCGGCGGATGGTCGGCATGCTCGCCCGCAAGGGCTACCCGCCGGGGTTGGCGATCCGAGCGGTGAAGGAGGCCCTGGCCGCGCAGAGCGCGGAGGCCGCCGAGTTCGCCGACCAGATCGACCCCGACACGCTCGCCACCTCCGACCCCGACTCCGATCTCTCCTCCTGA
- a CDS encoding glutamate ABC transporter substrate-binding protein, protein MRIKRVAAVAAVAALSLAVTACGGGDSDSETGGSGASGIVGKAESQKKLVIGVKADQPGLGLQTGSQYEGFDVEIAKIIAKGLGVEANNIEWKTTVSANREPFIQQGTVDLVIATYTINDERKQKISFAGPYYMAGQDLLVKTDSTLTGPEALDGKTVCSVTGSTPAKRIQTDYPKAKLQQFDSYSKCLPLLENGQVDAVTTDDIILAGYAAQDQYAGKFKVVGKPFSEEPYGIGLKKEDKAGCEKVNEILKAAATDGSYKAAWDATLGKSGTAAPELDTAKLTNCGSV, encoded by the coding sequence ATGCGTATCAAGCGCGTGGCGGCGGTCGCCGCCGTCGCAGCCCTCTCGCTCGCGGTGACCGCCTGCGGTGGCGGCGACAGCGACAGCGAGACCGGCGGTTCGGGCGCCAGCGGCATCGTCGGCAAGGCGGAGAGCCAGAAGAAGCTGGTCATCGGCGTCAAGGCCGACCAGCCGGGTCTCGGCCTGCAGACCGGCAGCCAGTACGAGGGCTTCGACGTCGAGATCGCCAAGATCATCGCCAAGGGGCTCGGCGTGGAGGCCAACAACATCGAGTGGAAGACCACCGTCTCCGCCAACCGTGAGCCCTTCATCCAGCAGGGCACCGTCGACCTCGTGATCGCGACCTACACGATCAACGACGAGCGGAAGCAGAAGATCAGCTTCGCCGGGCCGTACTACATGGCTGGTCAGGACCTGCTGGTCAAGACCGACTCGACGCTGACCGGGCCGGAGGCCCTGGACGGCAAGACGGTCTGCTCCGTGACCGGCTCCACCCCGGCCAAGCGGATCCAGACCGACTACCCGAAGGCGAAGCTCCAGCAGTTCGACTCGTACTCGAAGTGCCTGCCGCTGCTGGAGAACGGCCAGGTGGACGCGGTCACCACCGACGACATCATCCTGGCCGGGTACGCCGCCCAGGACCAGTACGCCGGCAAGTTCAAGGTGGTCGGCAAGCCCTTCTCCGAGGAGCCGTACGGCATCGGGCTGAAGAAGGAGGACAAGGCCGGCTGCGAGAAGGTCAACGAGATCCTCAAGGCCGCCGCGACGGACGGTAGCTACAAGGCCGCCTGGGACGCCACCCTCGGCAAGAGCGGCACGGCCGCGCCCGAGCTGGACACCGCGAAGCTGACCAACTGCGGCAGCGTCTGA
- a CDS encoding HD domain-containing protein, with product MSSVPGDSSYPVGAIPTDEQIRALHERYAPTEEAFDLVYTHCQIVCAVAEQLLDRCHPVVDVALVRAGSLLHDIGVYHLYDEAGRLDHENYVCHGMLGHELLRDLGYPEAISRFCSHHTGVGLTRADVQRQGLPLPPGDYTADTLEEELVMYADKFHSKTTPPTFLTPASYAASVRRFGVDKVARFAALVEKFGEPDLPALSRHYQQPLS from the coding sequence ATGAGTTCGGTGCCGGGCGATTCCTCGTACCCGGTGGGGGCGATCCCGACCGACGAGCAGATCCGGGCGCTGCACGAACGGTACGCGCCGACCGAGGAAGCCTTCGACCTCGTCTACACCCACTGCCAGATCGTCTGCGCCGTGGCGGAACAGCTGCTCGACCGGTGCCACCCGGTGGTGGACGTCGCCCTGGTGCGGGCCGGCAGCCTGCTGCACGACATTGGCGTCTACCACCTGTACGACGAGGCAGGGCGACTCGATCACGAGAACTACGTCTGCCACGGGATGCTCGGACACGAACTACTCCGTGATCTCGGCTATCCAGAAGCGATCAGCAGGTTCTGCTCCCATCACACCGGGGTCGGACTCACCCGTGCGGACGTGCAGCGACAGGGTCTACCGCTGCCGCCCGGCGACTACACGGCCGACACCCTGGAAGAGGAACTGGTGATGTACGCGGACAAGTTCCACAGCAAGACCACCCCGCCCACGTTCCTGACCCCGGCGTCCTACGCCGCCAGTGTGCGGCGGTTCGGTGTGGACAAGGTGGCCCGGTTCGCGGCGCTGGTGGAGAAGTTCGGTGAGCCGGACCTGCCGGCACTGTCCCGCCACTACCAACAGCCGCTGAGCTGA
- a CDS encoding DUF349 domain-containing protein, with protein sequence MSDWTAFGRVDADGTVYVKTAEGERVVGSWQAGAPEEGLAHFARRFADLVTEVDLTEARLNSGAADASGSLTTVRRLRDSLAEAHVVGDIDALAARLDKLAALAEEKAGEARAARDAARVEAVARKTALVEEAEKLAAESTGWKTAGDRLKEILDEWKTIRGVDKKTDGELWKRFATARDGFTRRRGAHFASLDAQRKQAQTAKEDLVTEAESLKGSTEWAATANRLKELMTEWKAAPRASKEAEQKLWERFRAAQDEFFTRRSEVFSARDNEQRANLERKQALLAEAEALDIEGDPRGAQAKLRDIQAQWHEAGRVPRDAAGSLERRMRTVDDRVREAMDSAWRRTAPQDNPLLAQMRAQVAEAEERLARAQAAGDAKRVREAEQALASKRQFLQLAEQAG encoded by the coding sequence ATGAGCGACTGGACTGCCTTCGGACGGGTGGACGCGGACGGCACCGTGTACGTCAAGACCGCCGAAGGCGAGCGGGTGGTCGGATCGTGGCAGGCCGGAGCGCCGGAGGAGGGGCTGGCCCACTTCGCCCGCCGCTTCGCCGACCTGGTGACCGAGGTCGACCTGACCGAGGCCCGACTCAACTCGGGTGCGGCCGACGCCAGCGGGTCACTGACCACGGTCCGCCGGCTCCGGGATTCGCTGGCCGAGGCGCACGTCGTCGGGGACATCGACGCGCTCGCCGCCCGGCTGGACAAGCTCGCCGCGCTCGCAGAGGAGAAGGCCGGTGAGGCGCGGGCGGCCCGCGACGCGGCGCGGGTCGAGGCCGTCGCCCGCAAGACGGCCCTCGTGGAGGAGGCCGAGAAGCTCGCCGCCGAGTCCACCGGCTGGAAGACCGCGGGCGACCGCCTCAAGGAGATCCTCGACGAGTGGAAGACCATCCGCGGGGTCGACAAGAAGACCGACGGTGAGCTGTGGAAGCGGTTCGCCACCGCCCGGGACGGCTTCACCCGGCGCCGGGGGGCGCACTTCGCCTCCCTGGACGCGCAGCGCAAGCAGGCGCAGACCGCCAAGGAGGACCTGGTCACCGAGGCCGAGTCCCTCAAGGGCTCGACCGAGTGGGCGGCCACCGCGAATCGGCTCAAGGAGCTGATGACCGAGTGGAAGGCCGCGCCCCGGGCCTCGAAGGAGGCCGAGCAGAAGCTCTGGGAGCGGTTCCGGGCGGCCCAGGACGAGTTCTTCACCCGGCGCAGCGAGGTCTTCTCGGCCCGGGACAACGAGCAGCGCGCCAACCTGGAGCGCAAGCAGGCCCTGCTGGCCGAGGCCGAGGCGCTGGACATCGAGGGCGACCCGCGCGGCGCGCAGGCCAAGCTGCGGGACATCCAGGCGCAGTGGCACGAGGCCGGGCGGGTGCCCCGGGACGCCGCGGGCAGCCTGGAGCGGCGGATGCGGACGGTGGACGACCGGGTCCGCGAGGCGATGGACTCCGCGTGGCGGCGTACCGCCCCGCAGGACAACCCGCTGCTGGCCCAGATGCGCGCGCAGGTCGCCGAGGCCGAGGAGCGGCTGGCCCGGGCCCAGGCGGCCGGGGACGCCAAGCGGGTCCGCGAGGCCGAGCAGGCACTCGCCTCCAAGCGGCAGTTCCTCCAGCTCGCCGAACAGGCCGGCTGA
- a CDS encoding amino acid ABC transporter permease produces MSGSSVLYDHPGPKARVRNAVLTVVFGVALVGLLWWVYAKFDEAGQWEPRLWEPFAESATWTQFILPGLWATLKAAGVGMALSLAFGIIFAVGRLSDHRWVSIPAGAIVEFFRAVPLLLMIFFTFYGVPFLIQGPVSAFWAVVIGLTLYNGSVLAEAFRAGIRSIPGGQSEAAYAVGMRKSQVMQLILIPQAARAMLPVIVSQLVVLLKDTALGYIVAYPELLQRGVNDLSANKGNIVAAAIVVAAIYIVINSLLTALAGWLDRRSSRRAYRIPKQNVPAHGHVHIDVEEPQG; encoded by the coding sequence ATGAGCGGCAGCTCCGTCCTCTACGACCACCCGGGTCCCAAGGCCCGGGTCCGGAACGCGGTGCTCACCGTCGTCTTCGGCGTCGCCCTGGTCGGCCTGCTCTGGTGGGTGTACGCGAAGTTCGACGAGGCCGGCCAGTGGGAACCCCGGCTCTGGGAGCCGTTCGCCGAGTCAGCGACCTGGACCCAGTTCATCCTGCCCGGCCTGTGGGCCACGCTCAAGGCGGCCGGCGTCGGCATGGCGCTCTCGCTCGCCTTCGGCATCATCTTCGCGGTCGGTCGTCTCTCCGACCACCGCTGGGTCAGCATCCCGGCCGGTGCCATCGTGGAGTTCTTCCGCGCGGTCCCGCTGCTGCTGATGATCTTCTTCACCTTCTACGGCGTGCCGTTCCTCATCCAGGGACCGGTGTCGGCGTTCTGGGCCGTGGTGATCGGGCTGACCCTCTACAACGGGTCGGTGCTCGCCGAGGCGTTCCGCGCCGGCATCCGGTCGATCCCCGGCGGCCAGTCCGAGGCGGCGTACGCGGTCGGCATGCGCAAGAGCCAGGTCATGCAGCTGATCCTGATCCCGCAGGCGGCCCGGGCCATGTTGCCGGTCATCGTCAGCCAACTGGTGGTGCTGCTGAAGGACACCGCGCTCGGCTACATCGTGGCCTACCCCGAACTGCTCCAGCGCGGTGTGAACGACCTCTCCGCCAACAAGGGCAACATCGTGGCCGCCGCAATCGTGGTGGCCGCCATCTACATCGTGATCAACTCGCTGCTCACCGCCCTCGCCGGCTGGCTGGACCGGCGCAGCAGCCGGCGCGCGTACCGCATCCCCAAGCAGAACGTTCCGGCCCATGGACACGTTCACATCGACGTCGAGGAACCCCAGGGCTGA
- the miaB gene encoding tRNA (N6-isopentenyl adenosine(37)-C2)-methylthiotransferase MiaB: MTTAAAGSPRTYQVRTYGCQMNVHDSERISGLLEQAGYVRAPEADDHPDVVVFNTCAVRENADNRLYGNLGHLRPVKDKHPGMQIAVGGCLAQKDRGDIVRRAPWVDVVFGTHNIGSLPVLLERARHNTAAEVEILESLEIFPSTLPTRRESTYAGWVSISVGCNNTCTFCIVPSLRGKEKDRRPGDVLAEVRALVAEGVLEVTLLGQNVNSYGVEFGDRYAFGKLLRACGDVEGLERVRFTSPHPKDFTDDVIAAMAETPNVCHSLHMPLQSGSDDVLRTMRRSYRADRYLGIIEKVRAAMPDAAITTDIIVGFPGETEADFQRTLDVVREARFASAFTFQYSKRPGTPAATMDDQLPKQVVQERYERLIACVEEITWAENKKLVGETVEVLVAVGEGRKDERTGRMSGRARDGRLVHFDAGSLAGTIRPGDIVHTTVTYAAPHHLNADGEPVAHRRTRAGDAAEAGRTPRTPGVLLGLPTIGAPAAPPAPATGCAAH, translated from the coding sequence ATGACTACCGCAGCCGCGGGCAGCCCGCGCACCTACCAGGTGCGTACGTACGGCTGCCAGATGAACGTGCACGACTCCGAACGGATCTCCGGTCTGCTGGAGCAGGCGGGCTACGTGCGTGCCCCGGAGGCCGACGACCACCCCGACGTGGTCGTCTTCAACACCTGCGCGGTCCGGGAGAACGCCGACAACCGCCTCTACGGCAACCTCGGCCACCTGCGTCCGGTCAAGGACAAGCACCCGGGGATGCAGATCGCGGTCGGTGGCTGCCTGGCCCAGAAGGACCGCGGCGACATCGTCCGCCGCGCCCCCTGGGTGGACGTGGTCTTCGGTACGCACAACATCGGCTCCCTGCCGGTGCTGCTCGAACGGGCCCGGCACAACACCGCCGCCGAGGTGGAGATCCTCGAGTCGTTGGAGATCTTCCCGTCGACGCTGCCCACCCGGCGCGAGTCGACGTACGCCGGCTGGGTGTCGATCTCGGTCGGCTGCAACAACACCTGCACGTTCTGCATCGTGCCCTCGTTGCGTGGCAAGGAGAAGGACCGCCGCCCCGGCGACGTCCTCGCCGAGGTGCGGGCCCTGGTCGCCGAGGGCGTGCTGGAGGTGACCCTGCTCGGGCAGAACGTCAACTCCTACGGCGTGGAGTTCGGCGACCGGTACGCCTTCGGGAAGCTGTTGCGCGCCTGCGGTGACGTTGAGGGCCTGGAGCGGGTCCGGTTCACCAGTCCGCACCCGAAGGACTTCACCGACGACGTGATCGCCGCGATGGCCGAGACGCCGAACGTCTGCCACTCGCTGCACATGCCGTTGCAGTCGGGCTCGGACGACGTGCTGCGGACGATGCGCCGGTCGTACCGGGCCGACCGCTACCTCGGCATCATCGAGAAGGTCCGCGCGGCGATGCCGGACGCGGCGATCACCACGGACATCATCGTCGGATTCCCCGGCGAGACCGAGGCGGACTTCCAACGCACCCTGGACGTGGTCCGCGAGGCCCGGTTCGCGTCGGCGTTCACCTTCCAGTACTCCAAGCGCCCCGGCACGCCGGCCGCGACCATGGACGACCAGCTCCCCAAGCAGGTCGTCCAGGAGCGGTACGAGCGGCTGATCGCCTGCGTCGAGGAAATCACCTGGGCGGAGAACAAAAAGCTAGTCGGCGAGACCGTCGAGGTGCTGGTCGCGGTCGGCGAGGGCCGCAAGGACGAGCGCACCGGCCGGATGTCCGGCCGGGCCCGCGACGGCCGCCTGGTGCACTTCGACGCGGGCTCGCTCGCCGGCACGATCCGCCCCGGCGACATCGTGCACACCACGGTCACCTACGCCGCCCCGCACCACCTCAACGCCGACGGCGAACCGGTGGCGCACCGGCGTACCCGGGCCGGTGACGCGGCCGAGGCGGGGCGCACGCCGCGTACCCCCGGGGTGTTGCTCGGGCTGCCCACGATCGGCGCGCCGGCCGCGCCCCCCGCGCCGGCCACCGGCTGCGCTGCGCACTGA
- a CDS encoding DUF2277 family protein, which yields MCRSIKTLREPYVPVVTDEDVRAAALQYVRKISGFRTPAAHNAAAFEAAVTAVAAATQTMLDQLVVRGGSRPEPSPATDRPGS from the coding sequence ATGTGCCGGAGCATCAAGACCCTGCGGGAGCCGTACGTCCCGGTGGTCACCGACGAGGACGTGCGCGCCGCCGCCCTGCAGTACGTCCGGAAGATCTCCGGATTCCGTACCCCCGCCGCGCACAACGCCGCCGCGTTCGAGGCGGCGGTGACCGCCGTCGCCGCCGCCACCCAGACGATGCTCGACCAGCTCGTGGTCCGGGGCGGCAGCCGTCCCGAACCGTCCCCCGCCACCGACCGCCCCGGTTCGTGA
- the rny gene encoding ribonuclease Y, which produces MSALDVVLLGAVLVLTLVVVGAVVVGARTLRRLGSAPAPEDPAFAAEKDRQEQSLAALRSAADEAHSTADVAKSAAAAARAEAAAAKAEANAARAEARRVLEAARLEADTVLERSHKQAEADAEQLRRAVRRSGEREVAVLASTTREQAAEVERRATRMDERERLHTEEVERLAERERQLTAASAALAARETALAEREQALVEAEEQRRRELERIAGLTVEAARTELVEAIETQAKREAALLVRDIESDARNTAEQRARHIVVDAIQRVASEQTAESVVSVLHLPGDEMKGRIIGREGRNIRAFESVTGVNLIIDDTPEAVLLSCFDPVRREVGRLTLEKLILDGRIHPHRIEEVHDQARQEVEQLCQRAAEDALVEVGITDIHPELATLLGRLRYRTSYGQNVLKHLVETAHIAGIMAAELRLDVPTIKRCAFLHDIGKALTHEVEGSHALIGADVARKYGESEEVVHAIEAHHNEVPPQTIEAVLTQASDACSGGRPGARRESLEAYVKRLERIEEIAAGKLGVEKVFAMQAGREIRVMVKPDDVDDIGAAVLARDVAKQIEEELTYPGQIRVTVVRESRVTEIAR; this is translated from the coding sequence ATGAGCGCCCTCGACGTCGTCCTCCTCGGGGCGGTCCTGGTCCTGACCCTGGTGGTGGTCGGCGCAGTGGTCGTCGGTGCCCGGACCCTGCGTCGGCTCGGCTCGGCACCGGCACCGGAGGACCCGGCGTTCGCCGCCGAGAAGGACCGGCAGGAACAGTCGCTGGCGGCGCTGCGCAGTGCCGCCGACGAGGCGCACTCGACCGCCGACGTGGCGAAGTCCGCCGCCGCTGCCGCCCGGGCCGAGGCCGCCGCGGCCAAGGCCGAGGCGAACGCCGCCCGCGCCGAGGCCCGGCGAGTGCTGGAGGCGGCCCGGCTGGAGGCGGACACCGTACTGGAGCGCTCCCACAAGCAGGCCGAGGCGGACGCCGAGCAGCTCCGGAGGGCGGTCCGGCGCAGCGGTGAGCGGGAGGTGGCGGTGCTCGCCTCCACCACCCGGGAGCAGGCCGCCGAGGTGGAGCGGCGGGCCACCCGGATGGACGAGCGGGAGCGGCTGCACACCGAGGAGGTGGAGCGCCTCGCCGAGCGGGAGCGCCAGCTCACCGCCGCCAGCGCGGCCCTCGCCGCCCGGGAGACGGCGCTGGCCGAACGCGAGCAGGCCCTGGTCGAGGCGGAGGAACAGCGGCGTCGGGAACTGGAACGGATCGCCGGGCTCACCGTCGAGGCGGCTCGGACGGAACTGGTCGAGGCGATCGAGACCCAGGCCAAGCGGGAGGCCGCGCTGCTGGTTCGGGACATCGAGTCGGACGCCCGCAACACCGCCGAGCAGCGGGCCCGGCACATCGTGGTGGACGCGATCCAGCGGGTGGCCAGCGAGCAGACCGCGGAGAGCGTGGTCAGCGTCCTGCACCTGCCCGGCGACGAGATGAAGGGGCGGATCATCGGCCGGGAGGGGCGCAACATCCGGGCCTTCGAGTCGGTCACCGGCGTCAACCTGATCATCGATGACACCCCCGAGGCGGTGCTCCTCTCCTGCTTCGACCCGGTCCGTCGGGAGGTGGGCCGGCTCACCCTGGAGAAGTTGATCCTGGACGGGCGGATCCACCCGCACCGGATCGAGGAGGTGCACGACCAGGCCCGGCAGGAGGTGGAGCAGCTCTGTCAGCGGGCTGCCGAGGACGCCCTGGTGGAGGTCGGCATCACCGACATCCACCCGGAGTTGGCCACCCTGCTCGGTCGGCTGCGCTACCGGACGTCGTACGGGCAGAACGTACTCAAGCACCTGGTCGAGACCGCCCACATCGCCGGAATCATGGCCGCCGAGCTGCGGCTCGACGTGCCGACCATCAAGCGGTGCGCGTTCCTGCACGACATCGGCAAGGCGCTCACCCACGAGGTCGAGGGCAGCCACGCGCTGATCGGCGCGGACGTGGCCCGTAAGTACGGGGAGAGCGAGGAAGTCGTCCACGCCATCGAGGCGCACCACAACGAGGTGCCTCCGCAGACCATCGAGGCGGTCCTCACCCAGGCGTCGGATGCCTGCTCGGGCGGGCGGCCGGGGGCCCGGCGGGAGAGCCTGGAGGCGTACGTGAAGCGGCTGGAGCGGATCGAGGAGATCGCGGCCGGCAAGCTCGGCGTGGAGAAGGTCTTTGCGATGCAGGCGGGCCGGGAGATCCGGGTGATGGTCAAGCCGGACGACGTGGACGACATCGGCGCGGCGGTGCTGGCCCGGGACGTGGCCAAGCAGATCGAGGAGGAGCTGACCTACCCGGGGCAGATCCGGGTCACCGTGGTCCGCGAGTCCCGGGTCACCGAGATCGCCCGCTGA